In Terriglobia bacterium, the following proteins share a genomic window:
- a CDS encoding addiction module protein, which translates to MSPEISDLLRRALALPVDERAALAHTLLDSLEVTDESVQQAWDDEVARRIGDLKAGKAVTVPWEQLHRELLAMVNER; encoded by the coding sequence ATGAGTCCAGAAATTTCCGATCTGCTGAGACGGGCGCTCGCACTCCCTGTTGACGAGCGCGCTGCATTGGCCCATACCCTGCTGGACAGTCTTGAAGTCACGGATGAGTCTGTGCAACAGGCTTGGGATGACGAAGTCGCTCGCAGAATCGGAGACCTGAAAGCGGGCAAAGCTGTGACTGTCCCTTGGGAGCAATTGCATCGCGAGCTCTTGGCCATGGTGAATGAGCGCTAA
- a CDS encoding N(4)-(beta-N-acetylglucosaminyl)-L-asparaginase produces MAIDRRTFLTAATLASLGLTLEAQEVKQKGGRAAEAKRDAPAVGGPPSKPVMVSSRNGWNGMDKGYQMLLQGGDTLDAVIAVGKTQEDDPNDDSVGLGGLPNEEGVVELDSCCMHGPTRRAGSVGGVRWTKNASLLAQAVMQHTAHVMLVGEGADRFAHAMGFPKDELLTERSRKAWLLWKESHRDSWWGPGLSDPNYKVPSDVQPPPPASAEWWEKKRRELEELAADLAIPLEWRGHCIDRVLFPTHGTIHCSAVTPKGEMSGMTTTCGLAWKIPGRCGDSPIIGAGSYTDQDVGSAGATGSGEENIRVAGAHTIVENMRHGMAPREAGLETLKRIARNYQHNPAKLRYVDMQYYILRKDGAYAGVSLWSHTASDKRRQFLVHDGSKRLEDMPYLFAGRPLSFPPQAREPFQRPNYGPSQPEKK; encoded by the coding sequence ATGGCTATCGATCGTCGCACTTTCCTTACCGCCGCCACGCTTGCCTCGCTCGGCCTTACGCTGGAAGCGCAAGAAGTCAAGCAGAAAGGCGGCCGCGCCGCCGAAGCGAAGAGGGACGCACCCGCGGTTGGCGGTCCGCCCAGCAAGCCGGTGATGGTCTCCAGCCGTAATGGGTGGAACGGCATGGACAAGGGCTACCAGATGCTGCTCCAGGGTGGCGACACGCTGGATGCGGTGATCGCTGTCGGCAAAACCCAGGAGGACGATCCCAACGACGATTCAGTTGGGCTCGGTGGTTTGCCCAACGAGGAAGGCGTGGTCGAACTCGACTCTTGCTGCATGCATGGACCGACGCGGCGCGCCGGGTCGGTGGGCGGCGTTCGTTGGACGAAAAATGCGTCGCTGCTGGCGCAGGCGGTGATGCAACACACCGCGCACGTGATGCTGGTGGGCGAAGGCGCCGACCGCTTTGCCCACGCCATGGGCTTTCCCAAGGACGAGCTGCTTACCGAGCGCTCGCGCAAGGCATGGTTGCTGTGGAAGGAGAGCCATCGCGACAGTTGGTGGGGTCCGGGGTTGTCGGATCCGAACTACAAGGTTCCATCCGATGTGCAACCGCCTCCGCCCGCCAGCGCCGAGTGGTGGGAGAAGAAAAGAAGGGAGCTGGAGGAACTGGCAGCCGACCTCGCGATCCCGCTGGAGTGGCGCGGACACTGCATCGATCGCGTGCTTTTCCCGACGCACGGCACGATTCATTGTTCCGCGGTCACGCCCAAGGGCGAGATGTCAGGCATGACGACGACCTGCGGGCTGGCGTGGAAGATTCCCGGGCGCTGCGGCGATTCGCCGATCATCGGCGCGGGCAGCTACACCGATCAGGACGTGGGCTCGGCGGGGGCGACCGGCAGCGGGGAAGAAAACATCCGGGTGGCGGGCGCGCACACCATCGTGGAAAACATGCGGCACGGCATGGCGCCGCGAGAGGCTGGGCTGGAGACGCTGAAACGCATCGCCCGCAATTACCAGCACAATCCCGCCAAGCTGCGGTACGTGGACATGCAGTACTACATCCTCAGAAAAGACGGCGCCTACGCCGGCGTCAGCCTCTGGAGCCATACGGCCTCCGACAAGCGGCGGCAATTCTTGGTGCACGATGGAAGCAAGCGCCTGGAAGACATGCCGTACCTGTTCGCGGGACGTCCGCTGTCGTTTCCGCCGCAAGCGCGCGAGCCCTTCCAGCGGCCGAACTATGGGCCGAGTCAGCCAGAGAAAAAATAA
- a CDS encoding esterase family protein, producing MIRRRAILLLILICLGISSALAQVGTAPRSYKQLPAAPHATVRDATFQSASLGREMKYRILLPAGYERSARRYPVLYLLHGLAGSYLDWDTKTHLEEFAAPLQLIIVMPDAGDSWYTNSAANPQDRFEDYIFKDLIREIDKTYRTIAARHARAIGGLSMGGYGALKFALKYPDLFVFAGSFSGAQTVAHDPDFKIPFGEKYNQQVREIYGASGSPTRAANDVYALAEKANPAALPYFWIACGTADGLLDSNRDFVALLQRRKIAYTYEEAPGGHSWAFWDEELPAMFRELSRHMELGPARPVLPPIMPVIQKPSPPRRP from the coding sequence ATGATCCGACGACGCGCCATTCTCCTGCTGATCCTGATTTGCCTTGGGATCAGCTCCGCACTTGCCCAGGTGGGCACGGCTCCGCGGTCGTATAAACAACTCCCCGCCGCACCGCACGCAACCGTCCGCGACGCCACCTTCCAAAGTGCCTCGCTGGGGCGGGAGATGAAGTACCGGATACTCCTCCCCGCAGGCTACGAACGCAGCGCGCGCCGCTATCCCGTTCTTTACCTGCTGCACGGGTTGGCCGGCAGCTATCTCGACTGGGACACCAAGACCCATCTCGAGGAATTTGCGGCGCCGCTGCAGTTGATCATCGTCATGCCCGACGCCGGCGACTCCTGGTACACGAATTCGGCCGCCAACCCGCAGGACCGCTTCGAGGATTACATTTTCAAGGACCTGATTCGAGAAATTGACAAGACCTACCGCACCATCGCCGCACGCCATGCCCGCGCTATCGGCGGGCTCTCCATGGGCGGCTACGGCGCCTTGAAGTTTGCCCTCAAGTATCCCGACCTGTTCGTCTTCGCCGGCAGCTTCAGCGGCGCGCAGACCGTGGCCCACGATCCCGACTTCAAGATTCCGTTCGGCGAGAAGTACAACCAGCAGGTGCGGGAAATCTATGGCGCCTCCGGCAGTCCAACGCGTGCTGCGAACGACGTCTACGCCCTGGCGGAGAAAGCGAACCCAGCCGCACTGCCGTATTTCTGGATTGCCTGCGGAACAGCCGATGGCCTGCTCGACAGCAATCGGGATTTCGTTGCGCTTCTGCAACGGCGCAAGATCGCATACACGTATGAAGAAGCGCCCGGCGGCCACAGTTGGGCATTCTGGGACGAGGAACTTCCGGCCATGTTCCGCGAGTTGTCGCGCCACATGGAACTTGGCCCGGCCCGGCCCGTCCTGCCGCCCATCATGCCAGTCATCCAAAAGCCGTCGCCGCCGCGCCGGCCGTAA
- the ada gene encoding bifunctional DNA-binding transcriptional regulator/O6-methylguanine-DNA methyltransferase Ada gives MPSHIGPQEFWQAVLHRDRRFQHLFVYAVRSTGVYCRPTCASRRPRREQVSFFPGPEAAERAGFRACRRCRPHENRFRDPQADLVQHICRYIDAHLEEPVNLSALSREAGLSAFHLQRTFKRVLGVSPLQYARVRRLLSLKSRLKSGDDVTSAMYAAGYGSSSRLYEHAAEQLGMTPGAYRSGGAGTEIRYAIAGSSVGRVLVAATERGVCAVRLGDSDSELVTELRGEFPLSSVREDATALADTVQRVMDCVHGSEAHPDLALDIRGTAFQAKVWETLRRIPRGETRSYAQIARALKQPKAVRAVARAIASNPVAVIVPCHRVVRSDGSLGGYRWGLKRKEELLAAERNQESVVKSQ, from the coding sequence ATGCCTAGCCACATTGGTCCGCAGGAATTCTGGCAGGCGGTGCTGCACCGCGACCGCCGCTTCCAGCACCTGTTCGTGTATGCGGTGCGCTCCACCGGGGTGTACTGCCGCCCGACCTGCGCCTCGCGCCGCCCGCGCCGCGAACAGGTCAGCTTTTTCCCCGGGCCTGAGGCCGCAGAGCGCGCCGGGTTCCGCGCCTGCCGCCGCTGCCGCCCGCACGAGAACCGGTTCCGCGACCCGCAGGCGGACCTGGTGCAGCACATCTGCCGCTACATTGACGCGCACCTCGAAGAGCCGGTGAATCTGAGCGCGCTGAGCCGCGAAGCTGGGCTGAGCGCGTTCCACCTGCAGCGCACATTCAAGCGCGTGTTGGGGGTGTCGCCGTTGCAGTATGCGCGGGTGCGCCGCCTGTTGAGCTTGAAATCGCGGCTGAAGAGTGGCGACGACGTGACCTCCGCCATGTACGCCGCCGGGTACGGATCCAGCAGCCGGCTGTACGAACACGCGGCGGAACAACTGGGCATGACGCCCGGCGCCTATCGCAGCGGCGGCGCGGGAACCGAGATCCGCTACGCGATTGCGGGTTCATCGGTCGGGCGCGTGCTGGTGGCGGCTACCGAGCGCGGCGTCTGCGCCGTCCGGCTCGGCGATTCCGACTCGGAGCTGGTGACTGAGTTGCGCGGCGAATTCCCGCTGTCGTCGGTGCGCGAAGATGCAACGGCGCTCGCCGATACCGTGCAGCGCGTGATGGATTGCGTGCACGGCAGCGAGGCGCACCCCGACCTCGCGCTCGATATTCGCGGCACCGCCTTCCAGGCGAAGGTCTGGGAAACGCTGCGCCGCATACCGCGCGGCGAAACCCGCAGCTACGCGCAGATCGCGCGGGCGCTGAAGCAACCGAAGGCGGTGCGGGCGGTGGCGCGCGCGATCGCGTCGAACCCGGTCGCAGTGATCGTCCCGTGCCATCGCGTGGTGCGCAGCGACGGATCGCTCGGCGGTTATCGCTGGGGACTGAAGCGGAAGGAAGAGTTGCTCGCGGCCGAGCGGAACCAGGAGTCGGTAGTCAAGAGTCAGTAG